The Megalobrama amblycephala isolate DHTTF-2021 linkage group LG13, ASM1881202v1, whole genome shotgun sequence genome contains a region encoding:
- the atp8b2 gene encoding phospholipid-transporting ATPase ID isoform X2: MFRKRPPPEEERRVRANDREYNEKFQYANNCIMTSKYNIVTFLPVNLFEQFQEVANTYFLFLLILQLIPQISSLSWFTTIVPLVLVLSITAVKDATDDYFRHKSDNQVNNRQSQVLIGGILQKEKWLNVRVGDIIKLENNQFVAADLLLLSSSEPHGLCYIETAELDGETNMKVRQSLSVTSDLGDPNNLAQFDGEVVCEPPNNKLDRFCGTLYWKDCKYPLSNQNMLLRGCVLRNTESCYGLVIFAGPDTKLMQNSGRTKFKRTSIDRLMNTLVLWIFGFLVCMGVILAIGNAVWEKEVGALFQSFLPWDPPVDNFLFSAFLSFWSYVIILNTVVPISLYVSVEVIRLGHSYFINWDRRMFCSRSNTAAEARTTTLNEELGQVEYIFSDKTGTLTQNIMTFNKCSINGHAYGDVIDILGTQQKRVQPLDFSAWNPLADRGFCFYDQSLLEAVMVGEPAVHEFFRVLSLCHTVMSEEKSEGELVYKAQSPDEGALVTAARNFGFVFHSRTPGTVTTQELGKAVTYTLLAILDFNNIRKRMSVIVRNPEGRIRLYCKGADTVLFERLHPCSHEVMNITSDHLNEYASDGLRTLAVAYRDLSEEQWEEWSEHFRGADKATDCRDDRLAAAYEVIEQDMMLLGATAIEDKLQEGVPETIAILSLANIKVWVLTGDKQETAVNIGYSCKMLRDDMTEIFIVNGHTVQSVREELRKARERMLESSRTRDGGKEVEAQGLGGACAFGNGCGGGGAANRMPDESKCPPPQAPPPSLLESISGEFALIISGHSLAHALEADMEREFLETACACRAVICCRVTPLQKALVVELVKRHKKAVTLAIGDGANDVSMIKTAHIGVGISGQEGIQAVLSSDYSFSQFRFLQRLLLVHGRWSYLRMCRFLCYFFYKNFAFTMVHFWFGFFCGFSAQTVYDQYFITLYNIVYTSLPVLAMGIFDQDVPEQRSLEYPKLYEPGQLNLLFNKREFFICIAQGIYTSVVLFFIPYGVLSYATQSNGVPLADYQTFAVTTATALVIVVSVQIALDTGYWTAINHFFIWGSLGLYFTILFAMHSSILFSIFPKQFHFLGSAHNTLGQPVVWLTIALATVICIAPVLAFRFLKLDLKPQLSDTVRYTQLVLQKKRKPGGRVGRGVGGSGVASGSALGRLGRGGSRRSGYAFAHQEGFGELITSGKNMRLSSLALANFASRHSSSWIDTLRRKKHANSPGMQNTPPTGDDSAASSQAPPLSTSSSVNSRQDTAAGEAGQQCNEPVLTHSPDDIALSMLRCADRETGGCSTGTVQEAPFVWKGSGARICGASSPGPPPIAEETSSGD, translated from the exons TCTTCAGAAGGAGAAATGGTTGAATGTCAGAGTGGGTGACATCATCAAACTGGAGAACAATCAGTTTGTGGCA GCTGACCTGCTCCTGTTGTCCAGCAGTGAACCACATGGCCTCTGTTACATTGAAACTGCAGAACTGGATGG CGAGACAAACATGAAGGTGCGTCAGTCTTTGTCTGTTACCTCAGACCTAGGAGATCCTAATAACCTGGCCCAGTTTGATG GAGAAGTGGTGTGTGAGCCTCCAAACAACAAGCTTGACCGTTTCTGTGGAACTCTGTACTGGAAAGACTGTAAATACCCCCTCAGCAACCAGAACATGCTGCTCCGAGGCTGCGTACTGCGCAACACGGAAAGCTGCTATGGTCTCGTTATATTCGCag GTCCTGACACCAAGCTGATGCAGAACAGCGGACGGACTAAGTTCAAGCGGACCAGTATAGACAGATTGATGAATACACTGGTGCTCTGG ATTTTTGGGTTTCTGGTGTGTATGGGAGTGATCTTGGCCATAGGAAATGCAGTTTGGGAAAAAGAAGTGGGTGCTCTTTTCCAAAGTTTCCTACCCTGGGACCCTCCAGTGGACAACTTCCTGTTCTCTGCCTTCCTGTCCTTCTGGTCCTATGTCATCATCCTCAACACAGTCGTGCCCATCTCTCTCTATGTCAG TGTGGAGGTGATTCGTCTGGGTCACAGTTACTTCATCAATTGGGACCGGCGGATGTTCTGCAGCCGTAGTAACACAGCAGCAGAGGCCCGGACCACCACACTGAATGAAGAGCTGGGACAGGTGGAGTACATCTTCAGTGACAAGACCGGAACCCTCACCCAGAACATCATGACCTTCAACAAGTGCTCCATCAATGGTCATGCATATG GAGACGTGATTGATATTCTGGGTACTCAGCAAAAG AGGGTCCAGCCCCTGGACTTCAGTGCTTGGAACCCCTTAGCAGACCGGGGCTTCTGTTTCTACGATCAGTCTCTGCTAGAGGCAGTGATGGTGGGAGAACCAGCGGTGCATGAATTCTTCCGGGTCTTGTCTCTCTGCCACACTGTCATGAGTGAGGAGAAGAGCGAGG GAGAGCTGGTGTATAAGGCTCAATCTCCAGATGAGGGGGCGTTAGTAACAGCTGCACGTAACTTCGGCTTTGTGTTCCACTCTCGCACACCCGGCACAGTCACCACACAAGAGCTCGGCAAAGCGGTCACATACACGCTCCTCGCCATCCTGGACTTCAATAACATCCGCAAAAGAATGTCTGTTATAG tgaggAATCCAGAGGGTCGTATTCGTCTGTACTGTAAGGGGGCAGACACTGTGCTTTTCGAGAGACTTCATCCTTGCAGCCATGAAGTAATGAATATCACTTCAGATCATCTCAAT GAGTATGCAAGTGACGGGTTACGGACGCTTGCAGTGGCCTATCGGGATCTGTCTGAGGAGCAGTGGGAGGAGTGGTCAGAGCATTTCCGCGGCGCTGATAAGGCCACAGACTGCAGGGATGACCGGCTGGCTGCTGCCTATGAGGTGATCGAACAGGACATGATG TTGTTGGGGGCCACGGCTATAGAAGATAAACTGCAAGAGGGCGTTCCTGAAACCATTGCCATTCTCTCACTGGCAAACATCAAGGTCTGGGTGCTCACTGGAGACAAACAGG AGACTGCAGTGAATATTGGTTATTCCTGTAAGATGCTGAGGGATGACATGACGGAGATCTTCATTGTAAATGGACACACTGTCCAAAGCGTACGCGAAGAACTGAG gaaaGCAAGAGAGAGAATGCTGGAGTCGTCACGCACCAGAGATGGAGGGAAGGAAGTTGAAGCTCAGGGATTGGGTGGGGCGTGTGCCTTTGGAAATGGATGTGGAGGTGGTGGTGCTGCTAACAGGATGCCTGATGAGAGTAAATGTCCCCCTCCTCAGGCTCCGCCCCCCTCATTATTGGAGTCAATCAGTGGAGAGTTCGCCCTCATCATCAGTGGACACAGCTTG GCTCATGCATTGGAAGCAGATATGGAGCGCGAGTTTTTGGAGACGGCGTGTGCTTGTCGAGCAGTGATCTGCTGCAGAGTGACTCCTCTTCAGAAAGCCCTGGTGGTGGAACTGGTTAAACGGCATAAGAAGGCTGTCACACTCGCCATCGGAGATGGAGCCAATGATGTCAGCATGATAAAGA CGGCTCACATTGGCGTGGGCATCAGTGGTCAGGAGGGGATCCAGGCCGTGCTGTCCTCAGATTACTCATTTTCCCAGTTCCGTTTCCTGCAGCGACTTTTGCTGGTACACGGACGCTGGTCCTATCTGCGCATGTGCCGTTTTCTCTGTTACTTCTTCTACAAGAACTTTGCCTTCACTATGGTGCACTTCTGGTTCGGGTTCTTCTGCGGGTTCTCGGCACAG ACTGTCTATGACCAATACTTCATCACTCTCTACAATATCGTATACACATCCCTGCCTGTGTTAGCCATGGGCATCTTCGATCAg GATGTTCCTGAACAGAGGAGTCTAGAGTATCCAAAGCTGTATGAGCCAGGCCAGCTGAACTTGCTGTTTAACAAGCGAGAGTTCTTTATCTGTATCGCACAAGGAATCTACACTTCCGTTGTTCTGTTTTTCATTCCGTACGGTGTTCTCTCTTACGCCACACAGAGCAATGGAGTCCCGTTGGCAGACTACCAAACTTTTGCAGTAACAACAGCAACGGCCCTTGTCATCGTTGTCAGCGTCCAA ATTGCTCTGGACACGGGTTATTGGACAGCTATAAATCACTTCTTTATATGGGGCTCTTTGGGTCTCTACTTCACTATCCTCTTCGCTATGCACTCTAGTATCCTGTTCAGCATCTTCCCCAAGCAGTTCCATTTCCTTG GAAGTGCCCACAACACTCTCGGACAGCCAGTGGTGTGGTTAACTATTGCTCTGGCTACCGTCATCTGCATTGCTCCAGTCCTTGCTTTCCGCTTTCTCAAACTGGATCTTAAACCTCAGCTCTCAGATACC GTGCGCTACACTCAACTTGTGCTGCAGAAAAAGCGGAAGCCTGGTGGGCGTGTGGGTCGTGGAGTGGGCGGTTCTGGAGTAGCTAGCGGCAGTGCTCTTGGCCGCTTGGGGAGAGGTGGATCTCGGCGCTCCGGTTATGCATTTGCGCATCAGGAGGGCTTTGGCGAGCTGATCACTTCAGGAAAAAATATGCGTCTGAGTTCGCTAGCTCTCGCTAATTTCGCTTCCCGCCACAGCAGTAGTTGGATCGATACCCTTCGTAGGAAAAAACACGCTAACAGCCCAGGTATGCAGAACACCCCGCCCACCGGAGATGACAGCGCCGCCTCCTCTCAAGCCCCGCCCCTTTCCACATCTTCTTCAGTAAATAGTCGTCAGGACACAGCGGCAGGCGAGGCAGGGCAGCAATGCAATGAACCCGTCCTCACTCACAGCCCTGATGATATCGCTCTCAGCATGCTCAGGTGTGCAGACAGAGAGACTGGAGGATGTAGTACTGGAACCGTGCAG GAAGCACCGTTTGTGTGGAAGGGATCTGGAGCTCGTATCTGTGGTGCCAGCAGCCCTGGACCTCCTCCCATTGCAGAAGAAACTTCCAGTGGCGATTGA